Proteins from one Lonchura striata isolate bLonStr1 chromosome 6, bLonStr1.mat, whole genome shotgun sequence genomic window:
- the MAX gene encoding LOW QUALITY PROTEIN: protein max (The sequence of the model RefSeq protein was modified relative to this genomic sequence to represent the inferred CDS: deleted 2 bases in 1 codon), with amino-acid sequence MYAGSCSPRHVEDASISPLKPQFPQAFASPRAIIAPPRLPRMRGAGCCCGGAAARGFTRAGAMSDNDDIEVESDEEQPRFQSAADKRAHHNALERKRRDHIKDSFHSLRDSVPSLQGEKASRAQILDKATEYIQYMRRKNHTHQQDIDDLKRQNALLEQQVRALEKARASAQLQASYPADNSLYTNPKGSAISAFDGGSDSSSDSEPDEPQNRKKLRMEAS; translated from the exons ATGTACGCCGGGAGTTGTAGTCCCCGCCACGTGGAAGATGCCTCCATCTCCCCACTCAAACCACAATTCCCACAAGCGTTCGCGTCGCCCCGCGCCATCATTGCCCCCCCCCGACTTCCGCGCATGCGCGGTGCGGGCTGTTGTTGtggcggcgcggcc gcccgcggcttCACCCGGGCGGGAGCGATGAGCGACAACGATGACATCGAGGTGGAGAGCGAC GAGGAGCAGCCGAGGTTCCAGTCCGCG GCCGACAAACGGGCTCATCACAACGCGCTGGAGCGCAAGCGCAGGGACCACATCAAAGATAGCTTCCACAGCCTGCGGGATTCTGTGCCCTCACTCCAAGGAGAGAAG GCATCCCGGGCCCAAATCCTGGACAAAGCCACAGAGTACATCCAGTACATGCGCCGGAAAAACCACACACACCAGCAGGACATCGACGACCTCAAGCGGCAGAATGCACTGCTGGAGCAGCAAG TGCGTGCGCTGGAGAAGGCCCGAGCCAGCGCCCAGCTCCAGGCCAGCTATCCCGCGGACAACAGCCTCTACACCAACCCCAAGGGCAGTGCCATCTCCGCCTTCGACGGTGGCTCCGACTCCAGCTCCGACTCGGAGCCCGACGAGCCGCAGAACAGGAAGAAGCTGCGCATGGAGGCCAGTTAG
- the UNC93B1 gene encoding protein unc-93 homolog B1, whose product MRDYRLRHLFPLFIYSGFEVLFVCTGFSLNYGVCALGLERLAYLLMAYGFSASVCSSLALCMLRLRRHIPLLAGALIHVVLLVTLFCWAPEPRYLPQAPLLYSIAALWGTGSALNKTGISILLGMLYKKKERQDFIFTIYHWWQALAIFTVYLWSGLPMKAKLSIMLLTLVVAVGTYLWMERKVAWNVEVRLPRIPRPRHKTRGYRYLEDNSDETGSDGDGGKEDDDRHPTEATREDELPKEDGQQLG is encoded by the exons ATGCGGGACTATCGCCTGCGGCACCTCTTCCCGTTGTTCATCTACAGCGGCTTCGAGGTGCTCTTTGTCTGCACTGGATTTTCCCTG AACTACGGCGTGTGCGCCCTCGGGCTGGAGAGGCTGGCGTATCTCCTCATGGCCTACGGCTTCTCCGCCTCggtgtgctccagcctggccctgtgcaTGCTGCGCCTGCGCCGGCACATCCCGCTGCTGGCTGGAGCCTTGATCCATGTTGTACTCCTGGTGACGCTTTTCTGCTGGGCACCGGAGCCCCGGTACCTGCCGCAGGCGCCACTGCTCTACAGCATTGCCGCACTCTGgggcacaggcagtgccctCAACAAGACCGGAATCAGCA TCCTTCTGGGAATGTTGTACAAGAAAAAGGAGCGCCAAGATTTCATCTTCACCATCTACCACTGGTGGCAGGCCCTGGCCATCTTCACCGTCTACCTGTGGTCGGGGCTGCCCATGAAG GCCAAGCTGTCCATCATGCTGCTGACGctggtggtggcagtggggaCATACCTGTGGATGGAGCGGAAGGTAGCATGGAACGTGGAAGTCCGGCTGCCCCGCATCCCGCGCCCACGCCACAAAACACGTGGATACCGCTACCTGGAGGACAACTCGGATGAGACTGGCTCTGACGGtgatggaggcaaggaagatgATGACAGGCACCCAACTGAGGCCACCAGGGAGGATGAGCTGCCAAAAGAGGACGGGCAGCAGCTGGGATAG